AAATGAGATTTTGGattggtcctgtcgtgtggaactcggcgccgctaccaacgCACCACCGGACTACCCTGTGTCAGAGTATAATGGTACGAGTTATATATAAAATACAGCATAATTCCAGTGTGGCCTTGATCAGTATGATTCACTTCTTCGCAGGGATATATTCACTTTGATAATTATGACGATTTTCCGTGCTTGCATATTTGGAAATGTGTAGTTATAATAcgaatttgaaataaaatttatatattttttgttatatcaTAGTAAACTTTAAACGAATCTTGTAAATTGAAAACCCACAGGTATTTCAAATAGGACCACGTGCAGgtagaaatgtttaaaaatttcttttgaatttcaaCCGCTGTGAATTCGTAGACCCATACAAACCTTAACcgtttcgagcagtttgctGTTCTCGAGCAGTTTGCTCGATAAACAAACTTGACGTCTCTGCATTGCCGCGCGTGCATTCCGTATTTTTACCGGGAGCGTAATATAAACTGTGTAATTTCTTTGTTACAAACGATTCAAATTTTGCGATGAACTTCTCCTTCGGAACACCAACAACTACAACCGCCTCGACGGGTGGGTTTTCGCTCGGTGCTCCAGCGACCAGCACCGCTACGGGCGGCTTTTCCTTCGGTACGGCGCCAACTTTCGGAGCGACCAGCGCAACCGTACCAGCACCGACCTTGTCGCTTAATCCCACGGCGTCCgctacaacaacagcaacagttggTGGACTAGGAACACTTTCGTTTGGAGCATCACTTGGCAGCACGGCTGTTGGTGCTGCAGCTTCATCTCCTGCAGCAGGTATACAGCCATCGGGCACAACGGCAGCATTGCCAACCTTTGGTGCGCTGGGCGGATCGGCACAGTTGGGCGTGGGTTTATCAGCACCAACGCCCTCCCTTGCACCGGCCAACGCTAATCAACCGTCCGGTAATGCAGCTACTGGTATTAATCCACTCGGTGGTTCTCTTGCCACACCAGCCCCGACAACAACCGCTGCAGCTCCATTAACGCTGGGTGGTTTCGGGCTATCCAAACCAGCGGAACAAAACACGTTGTCTTTGGGAGTTACAACCACGACCACAACCACACCGGCTGCCACGACGAACACAGCAGCAGTTACTACTGGTGCGAGTGCTGGACTGGCCGCTAGTTTGACAACCAACACGCAAACCACACAGTCCGCTACCGTTGCCGGTAATCAGCAGCTTAAGTTCTTCCAGCTGGAAGAGTTTATCAACAAGTGGACGCTCGAGCTCGAGGAGCAGGAAAAGCTGTTCACCAATCAGGCCACGCAGGTGAACGCGTGGGATAACATGCTGCTTGCGAACGGTGAAAAGATTGTCGCCCTCAACGAAGCGGTCATGAAGGTTAAGGCGGAACAGAACGCGATGGAGCAAGAGCTAGAATTTATCACCGCGCAGCACACCGAGCTGGAGGAGTGTATCGTTCCCCTCGAACAGGAGCTATCGCGCATCGGCCAAATTGATCTCGAGCGTGGTCAAACGTACTCGATGGCGGAAACACTTGACTCACAGCTGAAGCAGATGTACGAGGATCTGAAGGAGGTGATTGAGCACCTGAACGATGCAAATAAGTACACGGATCCGAACGACCCACTCGTGCAGATCGGCAAAATTCTTAACGCACACATGAACTCGCTGCAGTGGATTGAATCGTCCACCACAGGCATAACGAATCGGCTGGAAGAGATTAACAAGATGCACGAAACATTGCGAAAAGATAACGAACGTTCCTTTCGTTTAACATACTACGATCAGTGAGGGTGGCCAGGGATAAGCCCTTCCACCGGTGGTATTATCTAggtttttattacaaattttgaatattgaaacataaaataaattgaatcgCAACGAATAACTACGTTCATTCTGTTCCTGGTGCTATATGACTATGTTGCCTCTGTTGTGTTGCAATATACAATTTCTCCGTTACTGTCGCCATGACATATGGTCGTTCGCACGTTCTTTGCGTAGCGCATAACGCGGACACTCGCGAGCACACGTTCCGGGTGTGTTAGGTCAAGTACGTTACCGTTATCATTCGTTTAGCTTCGATGGTGGAACATGATCGTCCAGGCACTCGATCGACACTAGATCGATAACCGTCCGATCAAATTATCGTTCTGATCTCTCTCTGACTGCGACTGTTAATCTGTCGGCTACATCGCTTTATTTATACCATTTCTGATCGGTACTTTTTGTATAATTGCTTAACCTACTAACAAAAGTTCTTTCGCTCATTGTGCCATAGTCAAGATGtttacaatttgttttccggtgttttgtttatagGTATCGTCCGATTTACAGGATTGCTGTGTAGCACAACAAATTGCTGTGTAGCTAGCTTTCTTGCGCAATTATTCCATTGCATGCGCTGCATTGCTAAACTGTGTCACCTGTGGTGCACTGACCGATCGAGGTGTGATGGATTATTTTGTTGGCTTAAAACTGTTGTCTCcatttaattattgttatgaTTTACTGATTGAATGCTACATTTGCCTAATCTACAGTGTGATCTCATTGTTCCACAGAGGTACACTCATTCCCCGACTTTCCTTCCCGCTCGTGCACTTTCAAGTGTATCCGTAAGTCCGCTACCTCGTCAAAGTAAGCATCGCAATGACCACAAGGATATGGTTGCCCGTGCGTTTTCATGTGCTTCAGCATATCGTTTTTCTGCGCAAAGCCTCGTTCACAGCAGCCGCATTTGTAGGGTTTTTCGCCTGTATGCCTGCGCATATGGATTTTAACGTGGTGCGCCGAAGCGAATCTACAACAAAAGAGAATTGTAATGATTATCATCTCGAATGAAACAACTTTGCCACCACTGGTTCGTACCTCGTTTTGCAAACCTCGCATTCATAATGCCGCACACCTGAAAGCGAAACAGGCAGCATGTACCATGAAATAGGCAGAAACAGAGTTCACAAGTAGTACCAATCTCATACCTGTATGAATAACCTGATGCTTCACGAGAGAGTAATGTCTATTAAACTGGGAACCGCACGTATCGCAGCTGTATGCTTTATGTTTCGAATGTGTTAGCAGGTGCACCGTTAGATAAcctataaaaaaacatataagaAAATCAGAACGATTAAAGACAATTATTCTACTGGTAAAtgttgttttcatgcaagTTTGTACCTTTCGTACTGAATCGACTCGGACACAAATTGCATTGCCATGGTTTGTGGCCAGTGTGACGATACTCGTGTTGCCGAAGATTGCTTCGGTCCCTAAACTCTTTACCGCACTGCGAACACAAAAAACCTGTACCGTCCGTATGCGTTTTCAGATGGTTTCTAAGCAACTGTTCCGTTTGGAACCCTTTgtcgcaaaacacacaaaaatgcgATCGTCCAGTAGCGTGACAATACTGATGATGTTCAAAGGCCGTCTTAGTTATGAACACCTTCGGACATTGCTCGCAACATTGTATCTGGTCCGTGTGCGTCGTTTTCAAGTGATCCGTTAGTTCATTCGGTAAAGCATATGTTGATTCGTTACATAGCAAACAACGAAATTGGTTTACTCTAATGTCCGGTTCGCCAGATTCTTCGGAAGAAACATTAAATGTGGTCTGTTCTGCCTGTTGCacattgcttttgtttgctttcgtttgccTTTTTGTAGCCACACATTTTCTCGGATGTTTTATCTCGTAGGTTTCGTCATTTATCAAAGCCGAAGAGAATATTGCCTCATTTTCCTCACCAGAGTACGGTGGTTGATCAACGAATTCACTTCGGCTTTCTCGTTTTATTTGCCTTTTTGCTACTATACGTTTTGTCGAGTGTTTTGTTGCATTACTTTCATCTTTTGCCTTAGAAGACGATATTCTGCCATTTTCCTGACCAGAGTACGATGCTTGATCAACGagttcggttcgtttttctGCTTTCGTTTGTCTTTTTCTAGCCACACGTTTTCTCggttgtttcatttcattagtttcgtCGTTCACTTTGGAAGAGGATATTGTATCGTTTTCCTCACAAGAGTACGATGGTTGATCTTCGATTTCCGAAGGAGTTGCGTGATCGTCGACGAGAATCGGACATGTGTCTCCTTTAATGTGTTCCTTACAGTAAGCATCTTTTGGTACAATTTGTTCCGATGTAACATCAACGATAGTTTCCTGTGATTTTCTCCAAATCCTGGCCGGAGCTTGCTTAATTTTTTGTGGACAACATGTCTGCGCATCCGCTGTTTCCATAGAACCACCTGTTATATTGACgatgaatgttgtttttttcttgcccgATAAACATTTCCTCAGTAGGTCACCGCTCTTCATGCTCATCTCATACA
The Anopheles moucheti chromosome 2, idAnoMoucSN_F20_07, whole genome shotgun sequence genome window above contains:
- the LOC128297631 gene encoding nuclear pore glycoprotein p62, giving the protein MNFSFGTPTTTTASTGGFSLGAPATSTATGGFSFGTAPTFGATSATVPAPTLSLNPTASATTTATVGGLGTLSFGASLGSTAVGAAASSPAAGIQPSGTTAALPTFGALGGSAQLGVGLSAPTPSLAPANANQPSGNAATGINPLGGSLATPAPTTTAAAPLTLGGFGLSKPAEQNTLSLGVTTTTTTTPAATTNTAAVTTGASAGLAASLTTNTQTTQSATVAGNQQLKFFQLEEFINKWTLELEEQEKLFTNQATQVNAWDNMLLANGEKIVALNEAVMKVKAEQNAMEQELEFITAQHTELEECIVPLEQELSRIGQIDLERGQTYSMAETLDSQLKQMYEDLKEVIEHLNDANKYTDPNDPLVQIGKILNAHMNSLQWIESSTTGITNRLEEINKMHETLRKDNERSFRLTYYDQ